The genomic stretch ACAGGAGGGCGTGTTGAAGTTATGGAGCGGCCTGATGCCGATGTTCCAACGGCACGCGATCTACTCCGGCTGCCGGCTTATATTCTACGAGCATTTTAGGAACATGTTCAAGGATGAACATGGGAAGGTGTCGCTCGGAATCGCTTCTTTGGGTGagatacgttttttattttgttaataaatagaattactattcgaaatttaaattgattgatCTGAAGTTAGTCACGCATGGTATTGATATGTTTGGACTGAGAATTAAGACTAATGCCCGCCATACACCACGATTTATCGTAGCTATTCAAGTTTGCAGTTATATCGGGCGCGGGGTCCTATATTCTTCAAACGTAACCGAAATTAGCGTTGATCGTACAGATAAATCGTTACCGTGCGTGGCAGCTATAAAGCTATTCGTGATGCTATGTTATTCTTCtgaaatattatgtgtttttaaaaatgtgaagACAAAAAAAAGGCAGAGGGTGAAGAAACTAGTATTCTGGAATGTGACTAATTTCAGACCAGCTAACCAAAGTATGTCACTCCTCGCAtctgtaattaatttatcaattaagaTTTCAAAATACCGCACGGAAAGGTTGGCTAACGTAATTCGATGCGGCGGGTGATTGATTTTTAGATTATCGGCTGAGCGGCTAGGGCTCGGGATTAATATATTTACCCTAGTTGCTCCGTGACTGTGGTGACCTAAATGAGGTTTAACGATTCTTTACATTATTCATGGTACCTACTACCTTTAGCAGcgggaatattttaaattggttgATAAATTGTCACCGACTTTTCCAAATACGGgatttcaaatgaataaacagataataataGCGATTGCTTTAAATGTGGGCGTAGGAATAGTTTGTATAAAATCTTAACTATTTTTGGTATAACAATATTCCATTAGTAAATCAGAACACTATTATATaagtcattatttaataatcgtaaaaaatatttatttaatttacgatTCTAACAACTTTCTCGCCAATCAAATTGTATTAGTAGTTACAAAACGAAACCAAAATAAAGCAGCTTTCTATGGCCTCTTCATGGTAATAGGGAATGGAAATCGATGAAAGATTCTATTGACAGAAACGATCAATCAATACAATCTTTCATTACCAGTTTAACCAgtggtaaaaaaattatgtagacAAGAGtttcaaaagcaataaaaaaattgcaccaCGTactgttacaattttttttattgaaactggaagaaaataattattaagttatagtAGATTTGTTTTACAAATCTAGATTATAATACCATGTTTGACGTAGACCAGGGGAGGCCTTAGGGAAGGCGGACCGGGCAACCACCCGGGCATCGCACGGAACCTTGAGGACCTTCTTTATCGAttttaccgacgaaactgttaaaaccggggattattttttttgcgcCGCCCGAGCACCTGAGTAAATCCGTATAGATACTCTGTGGCCCGAGACCTCACGTCGTTTTTTTCTCTCTTTCGCCTAGGACTTCTCGTCTTTTAAGGCCGCCACTGACGTAAACTATACAGATTTTGCACATTGTTGCTTGATGGTAGAAATAGTTAAAGCGAAAATACACATACAAGTAGAGCCGAATACAAGAAACCTATCACTTAGGCATAATTTAGACAATTTACAAAAGTATCATGTATTCCGTAGCCACAATGAACCGTCTAACAAAATGACACACCAGGGATTTCTATAACGCGGTAACCGAAGTAGATTTATCGTTAAATGTAGGGCAGAAATCATTTGCCTAATTGAATTTGGCAAGACGGGAGTGGCTGTTTCAAGGATTCGCTGTTCTACTTAACGCTTCACATTGGATACAATCCAGTTACAATTTGTGTTGCCTATTAGTTAGAAATTGATGGAAACTGTGATTTAgaataaaaggttattttttatctatatatataaaaatgaattgctgttcgttagtctcgctaaaactcgagaacggctgaacggatttatcttatcttggtattgaattattcgtggaggtctaggaaggtttaaaaggtgagaaaaattcgaataattgccgggaaaatcctcaaaacagcatttttctatttcccatacaaacgttttctaaataaaatggagagtcaatttgtaatttattaccgctgcataaagttcaaattcgcgtgcgcgttggaggatctaatatcgcgttctgaaacccAACAAAAGTGAGTGAATCGCGAatgcgacaaaattgcatagtctcaaaatacatagtacataaatagtggtcggcttcgagaaactcaattttagctaacttcagttgttaatataatatataactcaaaggtgactgacagtgatatatcaaggaacagcccaaaccattggacggatcgggctaagactttacatgcataaagctactgtgacgtaggcatcccctaagaaaagattttgataaattctacccttaaggatAAAatagggatgaaagtttgtataaatgttcttagattttcgactgattgaactgaaattatagattggggataaaattagtttgaacctataagtaccgggaaaatatgtagcaagacttttatcaaacagtggaattttatcctgaaaacaccttcacgcgggcgaagccgcgagcaaaagctagttagaaataaaaataattaactgttCTTGTTTGGTTCAGTCCGATACTCAATTTGTCTGTCCACATCAGTCAACAACagttacaaaaattgtaggAGATTGGAATAGACAAGATTCTACAAAGCAAAACTGCCTAAAAGCTACACAAACTCGTGCTTTTAACAACGAATGTATAGAAAGGTTTATAGACACGAGAATTTTCACATTTTGTACTAGCATAATCTTCACccataatcaattatttattacataattacattACCCATGGATTTCGCAAATTTCTTCCGCAAATGTTAaactttgatataaaattatttttcggatttatcgcgtttatattttaattttctcccggcgTTTCGTAGGCTGCAGCCTTCAAGCCACAAGGGATTCGTCAggggaaaaatataatataaaatattgcgattaaataattttatatcaatgtcaaATAccccatcatcatcatcatcatgtcCTCAACGTATCATAATGGTTGTGAAGTTCGGCAGGCGGACTGGCGGCGGGCTCATTGGCGCAGTTTATCGCGTCTCCCACTGACCTCGTGAAGGTTCAGATGCAGGCTGAAGGAAGGAACATTCTGCAGGGCAAGGCGCCCAGGTTCGCCAACTGCAGACAGGCGTACGCCATGCTGTATGCTGAGAGTGGGATTTTAGGGTTTTGGAGGGGTGAGTACGGagttatgtaaatatgtttcaATGCTGTATTGAATGTAAAAATTCAACATTGAAACTACCCCGAGTCGGGCAATGGGATTCGGTGTTTCTGTTCAAAATCGGACCAGAGACAGGAATTTACGCCCGATATGGCGTCAAGCTCGCGCCTTATCACAACATAGGACGGACTACATcatagcaaaaaaaaagaatgcACTTGTTGAAGCTTTGCCTCCCCGTTCGGACACTAAAAGTGTTAGAATATGTGAAtgtagttttgtaaatattaagcAAATTATTGTAACCCCTTTTGTATGGAGTAGTACGAGGGTGCCTTCGAAAGTAATGATTGTATATGACATCCACTTTTGATTCAAGGCTAGGAGCTCGCAGCGCCCCATAAAGGGTATTCCTTCTACCAAAGATTAGACTTATtctatttatcaataattattatgagaTAGGTTATGGATTATAGAAACAGTAATATATGAtgatagagactttcccgccctcacacccatcACTACAACTCTAGTAAGCCAGGATCAGAAGTGGCACGCGTTTGCATATATgattatatgaatttataaaaaaaagcgatATTGAAGCTCATTCCAAGTTTTCCTGGAGAGCGTTCTAATTGCTCTATCTCAGAAATATCTGCCCATTTAAACATAGTttaatatgtacaaaattaatattgaataaaaacgcTTACAGGCGCCGTACCAAATGTCCAACGAGCAGCTCTCGTCAACATGGGAGACTTAGCAGCATACGACTACACCAAGCAGTACTTGATGAAAGAGTTCGGCATGGCGGACAACGCCTTGGTCCACGCAGCCGCCGCGTTCACTGCGGGATTCGTGGCTGCTGTTTTAGGAACTCCTGCTGACGTGATGAAGACCAGGCTCATGAACCAGCCTGTTGGACCTGATGGGAGGTGAGTTGGTCGTGTCTAACTACAGTTTCAGAATGTTGTAGGGAGTTGCTGATCTTTATGACGGCTTTATTAAGGTTAATTTAACGTGAAAaagatattcaaaataaaactaatatttattttaactgtaaTTACTAATTAGAAATGCTAAAACCGTTGATTACGCAATGAAACACATTACTGCAGTTACACGATTCTAAAAATACCAATCTATATAACTGACCtaataaaaacgcaataaaaatctaaaaagagAGTCAGAGAAACGCGCCGGTCCAGTTTGTGCAAGCGCTTGTAACTCGTAAGCGAGTCTGAGGTCGAGGGCAACTGAACCAGGTCAAAGTCGCTTACAGATCCTCCCGTCATCCGTCCCTTACGATTACTGCGGGCTGGAGAGAGACAACACAATTACCCCACACCCAATGTATACGTAATGTTTTCTCTTGAAAGTAAAAGTTTGTCTACGTTATTGATGCGT from Manduca sexta isolate Smith_Timp_Sample1 unplaced genomic scaffold, JHU_Msex_v1.0 HiC_scaffold_2136, whole genome shotgun sequence encodes the following:
- the LOC119191934 gene encoding mitochondrial uncoupling protein 4-like, coding for FLLRVITNHFQLENHGMIKTAVGIARQEGVLKLWSGLMPMFQRHAIYSGCRLIFYEHFRNMFKDEHGKVSLGIASLGGLAAGSLAQFIASPTDLVKVQMQAEGRNILQGKAPRFANCRQAYAMLYAESGILGFWRGAVPNVQRAALVNMGDLAAYDYTKQYLMKEFGMADNALVHAAAAFTAGFVAAVLGTPADVMKTRLMNQPVGPDGRGTLYRGMIDCLQQSVKNEGVLSLYKGFLPLWMRLGPWALINWIAFENIMLAIGGKTF